The DNA window CGATCTCAACTCTCTGATCGTCGGCGCGCGTGCCGTAGTGCGCCTCGTGGCGCTGATCGAAAGCTTCGCGCCAGCCGTCCTTGTCAGCGGCGGAAAGGTGGCTGGCGATGGGGATGGCCAACTCATATTTCTGGATCGCGTAACGCAGCTCCAACGCGCGCTCGAAGCGGATCGACTCGGCCGCAATGTTCTCCGCGGCCATTTCCTCCAACGCGGTCTTTTCCAAGCTCTCAAAGATGGCTTGCACTGCACCGACTTCGACGTCGGCGAGTTCCGCCACTCGCGTGCGGATGTAGTCGCGCTTCAGATCCGAGACCAGCAGTCCCATCGCCGAAGCGACGCCCGGCGCCGGCGGGACGATGACTTTCGCGATGCTTAACTCCTCGGCCAATTTGGCGGCGTGCACCGGCCCACAGCCGCCAAAGGCCACCAGGGCAAATTCGCGCGGATCTTCACCGCGCGCCACCGTGATCAGGCGCAGCGCTTCGACCATGTGCGAATTGACGATCTTGACGATGCCATCGGCAGCTTTGATTGGGTCGAGACCGAGCGGCACTGCGACTCTGTTGGTAATTGCCTGTTGCGCGGCGGTCGCATCGAGCTTCATCTTGCCGCCAAGGAAAAATTCCGGATTGAGCCAACCCAGCGCGACGTCGGCGTCGGTGACCGTCGGCTCGGCGCCGCCGGTGGCATAGCAAGCCGGGCCCGGGTCAGCCCCCGCGCTCTGTGGTCCGACTTTTAACATGCCGGTGTCGTCCATCCACGCGATGCTGCCGCCGCCGGAGCCGATCTCGATCAAGTCGAGCGACGGCATGCCGAGCAGCCATTCACCGGCTTGGAAGCGCGACACCGTGCGCGGCTCGTGATTTTCCACCAGCCCCGCTTTCGCCGTGGTGCCGCCCATGTCGAAGGAGATGATTTTGCTATGATCGGTCATGCGGCCGATATGGGTCGCCGCCAACACTCCGGCAGCGGGCCCCGACTCAATGATCTGCACAGGGATCTTTTTAACGACACCGGCGGTGAGGCTGCCGCCGGTGGATTGCATGATGTAGAGACGACGATGAAAGCCGCGCTGCGCCAGTGTCTGCTCAAGACGATCGACATAATCGATTACGATCGGCGCGACATACGCATTCGTCACCGTCGTCGCCAGGCGCGCGTACTCGCGGATCTGCGGCAGCACCTCGGAAGATAAGTAGACATGCGCGGTCGGGACGGCTTCAAGGATCAGCTCGCGCACGCGTTCTTCGTGGGCCGGATTCAGAAAAGAAAACAACAGGCAGACCGCCACCGCGTCGACTCGTGCCTGCTTGAGCACTGCCAATTGACGTCGCAGCGCCGCCTCATCCAACGCTTTGATCACCTTGCCGTCGGCGCCGACCCGTTCGGGTGCTTCAAGGGTACGCCGCTGCGGCACCAACATGCGCGGTTTGGGGTAGCAGAGATAGTCGTAGCCGCCGGGCCGAATCTGACTAAGCTCCGGCGTCTCGTAAACGCCGCTGTAGCCCTCGGAGATCACCAACCAAGTCTCGCCGCCCTTTTGTTCGAGGAGCGCGTTGGTGGCGACGGTGGTGGCGTGAAACAGGAGCGAGACATCCGCAGGTTTGTGGCCGTTATGAAAATAGCTTTCCAGCGCCGCGATCACGCCCTGGGTAAAATCTTTGGGGGTCGTCGGAACTTTGAGATTGAAGAACTCACCGCGCTCTTCCTCGAGCACACAGAGGTCGGTAAACGTTCCGCCGATGTCGGTCCCGACACGAAAACGGGGCATATCAATTCCTGGATAAGTTAAAACCGGTCAACGA is part of the Deltaproteobacteria bacterium genome and encodes:
- a CDS encoding hydantoinase/oxoprolinase family protein, whose amino-acid sequence is MPRFRVGTDIGGTFTDLCVLEEERGEFFNLKVPTTPKDFTQGVIAALESYFHNGHKPADVSLLFHATTVATNALLEQKGGETWLVISEGYSGVYETPELSQIRPGGYDYLCYPKPRMLVPQRRTLEAPERVGADGKVIKALDEAALRRQLAVLKQARVDAVAVCLLFSFLNPAHEERVRELILEAVPTAHVYLSSEVLPQIREYARLATTVTNAYVAPIVIDYVDRLEQTLAQRGFHRRLYIMQSTGGSLTAGVVKKIPVQIIESGPAAGVLAATHIGRMTDHSKIISFDMGGTTAKAGLVENHEPRTVSRFQAGEWLLGMPSLDLIEIGSGGGSIAWMDDTGMLKVGPQSAGADPGPACYATGGAEPTVTDADVALGWLNPEFFLGGKMKLDATAAQQAITNRVAVPLGLDPIKAADGIVKIVNSHMVEALRLITVARGEDPREFALVAFGGCGPVHAAKLAEELSIAKVIVPPAPGVASAMGLLVSDLKRDYIRTRVAELADVEVGAVQAIFESLEKTALEEMAAENIAAESIRFERALELRYAIQKYELAIPIASHLSAADKDGWREAFDQRHEAHYGTRADDQRVEIVNYRVTARVPLPKPDPKVLPRQGESASAAFKSHRQAYFDGWIDCPIYDRDRLAHGNRIPGPAIIEQVDSTIVIHPHQHAHVDRFGNVIIEVAK